In Salmonella enterica subsp. enterica serovar Typhimurium str. LT2, a single window of DNA contains:
- a CDS encoding putative zinc-binding dehydrogenase (similar to E. coli starvation sensing protein (AAC74652.1); Blastp hit to AAC74652.1 (339 aa), 32% identity in aa 1 - 337), protein MKVKAVFINKPGEVETRWVDYPHKKENEVLIKVDAAGICGSDIGAFRGTNPLVTYPRIIGHEVTGIVLQEGAGMPDNIKEGDRVIVDPYIYCGHCYPCSVGRTNCCENLNVIGVHVDGAMQEVVTHPAHLIHKIPDNVPSEMAPLAEPLTIALHALHRANVKAGEYVAIIGAGAIGLMAALSARHYKATPILIDIVEERLRYAQKLGVPYVLNAADDQVIDAIKNITHGTMAQVVIEASGANSAIRNTLDLASFAGRISFTGWPKQETSLPTNLITYKELDLRGSRTSAGEFDEALRMLSTLEINPQDVVSKVVNLDEIPDAVKELDRYPERYLKINAVFH, encoded by the coding sequence ATGAAAGTCAAAGCTGTGTTCATTAATAAGCCTGGTGAAGTTGAAACCCGCTGGGTGGATTATCCCCATAAGAAAGAAAATGAAGTATTAATTAAGGTTGATGCTGCAGGCATTTGCGGATCGGATATCGGGGCTTTTCGTGGAACGAACCCACTGGTTACTTACCCAAGAATTATTGGGCATGAAGTGACCGGAATTGTTCTTCAGGAAGGCGCCGGAATGCCGGACAATATTAAAGAAGGTGACCGCGTAATTGTTGACCCCTATATTTATTGTGGTCACTGCTACCCTTGCTCTGTCGGCAGAACTAATTGTTGTGAAAATTTAAACGTCATTGGCGTGCATGTCGATGGCGCAATGCAGGAGGTGGTTACTCATCCCGCACATTTAATTCATAAAATACCAGATAATGTGCCTTCTGAAATGGCGCCGCTGGCAGAACCGCTGACCATCGCTCTGCACGCGTTGCATCGGGCAAACGTTAAGGCCGGGGAATATGTTGCCATCATCGGCGCGGGGGCCATTGGTCTTATGGCGGCATTAAGCGCGCGTCATTACAAGGCAACGCCTATTCTGATCGATATTGTGGAAGAAAGGCTACGCTATGCGCAAAAGCTTGGCGTTCCTTATGTGCTGAACGCCGCTGACGATCAGGTTATCGACGCTATTAAAAATATCACCCACGGCACCATGGCGCAGGTCGTGATAGAAGCTTCCGGCGCAAATAGCGCTATTCGAAATACGCTTGATTTAGCATCGTTTGCTGGTCGTATTTCGTTTACCGGATGGCCAAAACAGGAAACGTCGCTGCCGACGAACCTGATCACCTATAAAGAACTGGATTTACGCGGTTCCCGCACCAGTGCCGGTGAATTTGATGAGGCATTACGTATGCTGTCTACGCTGGAGATTAATCCGCAAGATGTCGTCAGTAAGGTCGTCAATCTTGATGAGATCCCTGATGCAGTTAAAGAACTTGATCGCTATCCGGAGCGCTACTTAAAGATTAATGCTGTTTTCCATTGA
- a CDS encoding putative transport protein (similar to E. coli putative transport protein (AAC76161.1); Blastp hit to AAC76161.1 (444 aa), 32% identity in aa 17 - 433, 23% identity in aa 108 - 270), with product MKRKTMGWLIVFLLFIVYMLNYMDRSALSITAPLIEKELGFNAAEMGMIFSAFFIGYALFNFIGGWASDKVGPKTVFLIAALLWSVFCGLTGLVTGLWTMLIVRVLFGMAEGPVSAAGNKIINNWISRKESATAIGIFSAGSPLGGAVSGPIVGLLALSLGWRPAFGIIFLFGLVWVLLWYFIVSDKPTMSKRLAPEERIDFENHEDVILSDDGRATPSLGYYMKQPMVWATTLAFFSYNYILFFFLTWFPSYLNHSLHLDIKEISIATVIPWVIGAIGMVLGGVCSDVIYRITGNALLSRRLILGVCLAGAAVCVAVSGTVSTIGSAITLMSVSLFLLYLTGPIYWAVIQDVVHKDKVGSVGGAMHGLANISGIIGPLVTGFIVQFSGKYDYAFYLAGAIAIVSSLLVFVFVKSKGFKANESQSCVH from the coding sequence ATGAAAAGAAAAACAATGGGATGGCTTATCGTTTTTCTTCTATTTATAGTTTACATGCTCAACTATATGGATCGTTCAGCATTGTCGATAACTGCCCCCTTGATCGAAAAGGAGTTAGGATTTAACGCCGCGGAGATGGGGATGATCTTCAGCGCGTTTTTTATCGGATACGCCCTGTTTAATTTTATTGGTGGCTGGGCCAGCGATAAAGTTGGGCCAAAAACGGTTTTTCTCATCGCAGCGTTACTATGGTCTGTATTTTGTGGCTTAACTGGTTTAGTCACCGGATTGTGGACAATGCTTATCGTGCGCGTTCTTTTCGGTATGGCTGAAGGGCCGGTCAGCGCTGCCGGAAATAAAATCATCAATAACTGGATTTCCCGAAAGGAGTCTGCCACGGCGATCGGAATTTTTAGCGCCGGTTCCCCGCTCGGCGGCGCGGTGTCCGGGCCGATTGTGGGCCTGTTGGCGTTATCCTTAGGCTGGCGCCCCGCATTTGGCATTATTTTCTTATTTGGCCTGGTCTGGGTACTACTGTGGTACTTTATCGTTAGCGATAAGCCAACAATGAGTAAACGCCTGGCGCCGGAAGAACGCATTGATTTTGAAAATCATGAGGACGTTATTTTATCTGATGATGGCCGGGCTACGCCTTCACTCGGCTATTACATGAAACAACCAATGGTATGGGCGACAACTCTGGCTTTTTTCAGCTACAACTATATTCTTTTTTTCTTCCTGACCTGGTTCCCAAGTTACCTGAACCATTCGTTACATCTCGATATTAAAGAAATTAGTATCGCCACGGTAATTCCCTGGGTCATCGGCGCCATTGGTATGGTACTCGGCGGCGTCTGTTCCGATGTAATTTATCGGATTACCGGTAATGCTCTGCTCTCACGTCGACTTATTCTGGGCGTATGTCTGGCAGGCGCAGCGGTATGTGTTGCCGTTTCCGGTACTGTTAGCACTATTGGTAGCGCAATTACGCTCATGTCAGTTTCACTCTTCCTGCTCTATTTAACGGGCCCAATTTATTGGGCGGTTATTCAGGATGTTGTTCATAAAGATAAGGTAGGGAGCGTCGGCGGAGCCATGCATGGCCTGGCTAATATATCCGGCATTATCGGTCCGCTTGTCACCGGTTTTATCGTTCAATTTAGCGGTAAATATGACTATGCGTTCTATCTGGCTGGTGCTATCGCTATCGTTTCAAGCCTGTTGGTCTTCGTGTTTGTAAAAAGTAAAGGATTCAAAGCCAATGAAAGTCAAAGCTGTGTTCATTAA
- the pqaA gene encoding PhoPQ-regulated protein → MFKRYLWKLCWLAFALVKRGESMKKIYLVVIVLFFISTKVYTLLHNNIFFCRNSPECDLSHVLPDYREQISGTPLKYTLINTAPLAQVVVRHYELLSQHWSPDDMVTPAQWRHNVDIYIPETAKEHHALVVVNNGINYDKGVQITGKPGDFPQETLASISRDTNTIVISVSDIPNQYLTFQDDKKPLKEDESVSRSWALFMEAPEQRKLMPLNIPMVTAISQAMRLAKKELTQWNINSFIITGISKRGWTTWLSAIADPDVEAIVPFAIDLLDIDASLEHIYQSYGGNWPITFYPYYQQGIDEKIKSPAFTQLRQIIDPLRYLNTIYQPRLAIPKYIINASGDDFFVPDNTRFYYSKLPGVKSLRIVPNMNHYSINQFAEGSLVPFINRFQSKKTLPQLIDLIHHHLLTVYFSEAPVKVVRWTANNPNARDFRYACGIRYQPLTIDSPVNNKISITLNEPKTGWEATYIEATFNDGYVATSQVYITPDEKYPQTAPPSVNAACQTLPGRGLGENDSSD, encoded by the coding sequence ATGTTTAAGAGGTATTTATGGAAATTATGCTGGCTGGCATTTGCCCTTGTAAAGCGCGGGGAAAGCATGAAAAAAATATATCTCGTTGTTATCGTACTGTTTTTCATTTCTACAAAAGTTTATACACTACTTCATAACAACATCTTCTTTTGTCGAAACAGCCCGGAGTGTGATTTGTCTCATGTTCTCCCCGACTACCGGGAGCAGATTTCAGGCACACCGCTAAAATATACCTTGATTAATACAGCTCCATTAGCACAGGTGGTAGTCAGACACTATGAATTATTATCGCAACACTGGTCGCCAGATGACATGGTAACCCCTGCGCAATGGCGACATAACGTTGATATTTATATCCCTGAAACGGCAAAAGAGCACCATGCTTTGGTGGTTGTAAACAACGGAATTAATTATGATAAAGGCGTACAAATCACTGGTAAACCCGGTGATTTCCCCCAGGAAACACTGGCAAGCATCTCCCGTGATACGAATACCATCGTAATATCAGTGAGTGATATACCTAACCAATATTTAACCTTTCAGGATGATAAAAAACCACTGAAAGAGGACGAAAGCGTTTCCCGAAGCTGGGCATTATTTATGGAAGCGCCGGAGCAACGTAAGTTAATGCCTTTAAATATTCCTATGGTCACTGCCATATCGCAAGCGATGAGATTAGCAAAAAAGGAGTTAACGCAATGGAATATAAATTCCTTTATCATTACAGGTATTTCAAAGCGTGGGTGGACCACCTGGTTGTCAGCTATTGCCGATCCTGATGTTGAAGCAATTGTTCCCTTCGCCATTGATCTACTTGATATTGATGCTTCACTTGAGCATATTTATCAATCATACGGTGGAAATTGGCCCATTACATTCTACCCCTACTACCAGCAAGGCATAGATGAGAAAATAAAATCCCCCGCATTTACCCAGCTAAGGCAAATAATAGATCCGTTAAGATATCTCAACACTATTTACCAACCCCGCCTTGCAATACCTAAATATATTATTAATGCAAGTGGCGATGATTTTTTCGTACCAGACAACACTCGCTTTTATTATAGCAAACTTCCTGGCGTAAAATCATTACGTATAGTGCCTAATATGAACCACTACTCAATTAACCAGTTCGCTGAAGGAAGCCTCGTTCCATTTATTAACCGGTTTCAAAGTAAAAAAACATTACCACAGTTGATCGACCTTATTCACCACCACCTTCTTACGGTCTATTTCTCAGAAGCGCCGGTAAAAGTCGTTCGCTGGACAGCCAACAATCCAAATGCGCGTGATTTTCGTTATGCCTGTGGTATCCGCTATCAGCCGCTTACAATAGATAGTCCCGTCAACAATAAGATCAGTATTACGCTAAATGAACCGAAGACAGGTTGGGAAGCTACCTATATCGAAGCAACTTTTAATGATGGCTATGTCGCCACGAGTCAGGTTTATATTACGCCCGATGAAAAATACCCACAGACAGCGCCACCTTCCGTTAACGCCGCATGTCAAACTTTACCGGGGCGTGGATTAGGGGAAAACGATAGCTCCGATTGA
- a CDS encoding putative multidrug efflux protein (similar to E. coli putative DEOR-type transcriptional regulator (AAC73932.1); Blastp hit to AAC73932.1 (402 aa), 23% identity in aa 26 - 394): MNTNVYENTDSETITPLNKRRILPVFLLVGLYAASTAAVMSVLPFYIREMGGSPLIIGIIIATEAFSQFCAAPLIGHLSDRVGRKRILIVTLAIAAISLLLLANAQCILFILLARTLFGISAGNLSAAAAYIADCTHVRNRRQAIGILTGCIGLGGIVGAGVSGWLSRISLSAPIYAAFILVLGSALVAIWGLKDPSTTSRTTDKIAAFSARAILKMPVLRVLIIVMLCHFFAYGMYSSQLPVFLSDTFIWNGLPFGPKALSYLLMADGVINIFVQLFLLGWVSQYFSERKLIILIFALLCTGFLTAGIATTIPVLVFAIVCISIADALAKPTYLAALSVHVSPARQGIVIGTAQALIAIADFISPVLGGFVLGYALYGVWIGIAISVAIIGLVTAMIYLSKSSVLIVKPETE; encoded by the coding sequence ATGAATACTAATGTCTATGAGAACACCGACAGCGAAACTATCACCCCGCTCAACAAGCGGCGTATTTTGCCTGTTTTCCTGCTTGTCGGCCTTTACGCCGCCAGTACCGCGGCTGTAATGTCGGTACTGCCTTTTTATATCCGCGAGATGGGCGGTTCGCCGCTTATCATTGGAATCATCATCGCCACTGAAGCTTTTAGCCAATTTTGTGCGGCGCCCCTGATTGGCCACCTTTCCGATCGCGTTGGCCGCAAGCGAATACTGATTGTCACGCTGGCTATTGCGGCGATAAGTTTACTATTACTCGCCAACGCGCAATGTATCCTGTTTATCCTGCTCGCCCGCACGCTTTTTGGCATTAGCGCCGGGAATTTGTCAGCCGCCGCAGCCTATATTGCCGATTGTACGCACGTCAGAAATCGGCGTCAGGCAATCGGTATCCTCACAGGCTGCATTGGTTTAGGCGGTATTGTCGGGGCAGGCGTTTCCGGGTGGTTATCGCGTATCAGTCTGAGCGCGCCGATCTACGCCGCCTTTATACTTGTCCTTGGGTCTGCCCTGGTCGCGATTTGGGGGTTAAAAGACCCTTCCACAACATCACGTACCACAGATAAAATAGCGGCGTTCTCTGCCCGCGCTATTTTAAAGATGCCTGTCCTTCGCGTCTTAATCATCGTAATGCTTTGTCATTTCTTCGCCTATGGCATGTACTCTTCACAATTACCTGTTTTTCTTTCTGACACCTTCATCTGGAATGGGCTTCCCTTTGGGCCAAAAGCGTTAAGCTATCTGTTAATGGCGGACGGGGTTATTAATATTTTCGTTCAGCTATTTCTGTTAGGTTGGGTGAGCCAATATTTTTCGGAGCGAAAGCTAATTATCCTCATCTTCGCCCTTCTTTGTACTGGATTTCTCACTGCGGGTATCGCCACGACCATACCTGTGCTTGTTTTTGCTATCGTTTGTATTAGCATCGCTGATGCGCTAGCCAAACCCACTTATCTTGCCGCCTTGTCCGTCCATGTATCGCCTGCCCGACAAGGTATCGTCATCGGAACGGCGCAGGCATTAATCGCAATCGCTGATTTTATATCCCCCGTATTGGGCGGATTTGTCCTGGGTTATGCTCTGTATGGCGTCTGGATCGGTATAGCTATCTCTGTCGCCATTATTGGTCTGGTGACGGCAATGATTTACCTTTCAAAAAGTTCAGTGCTAATAGTGAAACCAGAAACAGAATAA
- a CDS encoding putative monooxygenase (similar to E. coli 3-(3-hydroxyphenyl)propionate hydroxylase (AAC73450.1); Blastp hit to AAC73450.1 (554 aa), 29% identity in aa 15 - 353, 35% identity in aa 494 - 521), translating into MTRYTTTDVLICGAGVTGLTLAIELARHGVSFRLIEKRTTPFIGSRGKGIQPRTQEIFEDLGILNKVVAAGGLYPRLRTYRHDGSYVDSDIAHHTKPTHAEPYHLPLMVPQNVTETIMREQLKAWGHRVEFGCELRHFAQTPRTVTAYVAGPAGEEVIIAHYLIGADGGGSFVRKKLGVSFPGRTLGIHALVADASLSGLNRDVWHHFNDGDMARMITICPLAGTQLFQIQALLAPDDSQNFSADVLTAFLTERIGRTDVRIHSIPWVSKYQMNARIAEHYRVGKVFLAGDAAHVHPPTGGQGLNTSIQDAYNLGWKMAASLRGAGEELLDSYEQERRPIAESLLHLSTRLLDSQKQRGIKRERDVQQLDIQYTNSPLAHTLPERQHGLQAGERAPDAPLLGAGGQSLRLFQLLQGPDWNLLAYETHGKVIDARRGLRIHHIGEQDELIDTLGHFRESYHLAPGQCVLIRPDGYVGAFFHGKQSNDIENYLSRFAIGIKDEY; encoded by the coding sequence ATGACAAGATACACCACTACAGATGTACTGATCTGCGGCGCTGGCGTTACCGGGCTTACTTTAGCCATCGAACTGGCGCGTCACGGGGTCTCATTTCGCCTGATTGAGAAAAGAACGACGCCTTTTATCGGCTCCCGCGGTAAAGGTATTCAGCCGCGAACGCAAGAAATCTTCGAGGATCTTGGAATACTCAATAAAGTGGTCGCCGCCGGCGGGCTCTATCCCCGACTACGAACCTACCGTCACGACGGAAGCTATGTAGATTCAGATATTGCGCATCATACAAAACCGACCCACGCCGAACCCTACCATCTGCCATTGATGGTTCCACAGAACGTGACAGAAACGATTATGCGAGAGCAATTAAAAGCATGGGGACATCGGGTGGAGTTCGGCTGCGAGTTACGACATTTTGCGCAAACCCCACGCACAGTCACCGCGTATGTTGCCGGGCCGGCTGGAGAAGAGGTCATCATCGCGCATTATTTGATAGGTGCGGATGGCGGCGGAAGCTTTGTCAGAAAAAAATTAGGCGTCAGCTTCCCCGGTCGTACGTTGGGAATCCATGCGCTTGTGGCTGACGCTTCACTTTCCGGTCTGAACCGGGATGTATGGCACCATTTTAACGATGGCGATATGGCGCGGATGATAACGATTTGCCCTCTCGCCGGCACGCAGCTCTTTCAAATCCAGGCGTTGTTGGCCCCGGACGACTCGCAGAATTTCTCAGCCGACGTGCTCACGGCTTTTCTTACTGAACGAATCGGGCGGACGGATGTTCGCATCCATTCGATTCCCTGGGTATCGAAGTACCAGATGAATGCGCGCATAGCGGAACATTACCGTGTGGGTAAGGTATTTTTAGCCGGTGATGCCGCTCATGTGCATCCGCCGACGGGTGGGCAAGGGTTAAATACCAGCATCCAGGATGCCTATAACCTGGGATGGAAAATGGCAGCCTCGCTGCGGGGCGCAGGAGAAGAACTTCTCGATAGCTATGAACAGGAACGCCGCCCGATAGCCGAATCACTGCTCCACCTTTCTACCCGATTACTTGACTCTCAAAAACAGAGAGGCATCAAACGAGAACGCGATGTTCAACAACTTGACATCCAGTATACCAACTCCCCCTTAGCCCACACGTTACCCGAACGTCAGCATGGGTTACAAGCGGGAGAAAGAGCTCCGGATGCTCCTCTTTTGGGCGCCGGCGGCCAATCATTACGATTATTTCAGTTACTACAAGGTCCGGACTGGAATCTGTTGGCCTACGAAACCCATGGTAAGGTCATCGATGCGCGGCGAGGACTGCGTATTCATCACATTGGCGAGCAGGACGAGCTCATCGATACCCTGGGGCACTTCCGGGAATCCTATCATCTGGCGCCGGGTCAATGCGTGCTGATCCGACCCGATGGCTATGTCGGCGCATTCTTTCACGGCAAACAGAGCAACGATATTGAAAATTATCTCTCTCGTTTTGCCATAGGGATTAAAGATGAATACTAA
- a CDS encoding putative marR-family transcriptional regulator, whose product MSENKNVQDTHISEQMKALHGALIRVVSALNRPRNDEKLIAEAGIQLDRALFSILISIERLGPIGVVELAERAGRDYTTVSRQVAKLEKLGLIIRQHNAIDRRIREAVISRTGKAMTERIDAAREQMGNVVFKDWPQDELDVFVRLMQKFADAMDSDASMPE is encoded by the coding sequence ATGTCAGAAAATAAAAATGTGCAAGATACACATATTTCCGAGCAAATGAAGGCGCTTCACGGTGCGTTGATTCGCGTGGTGAGCGCGCTTAACCGGCCTCGTAATGATGAGAAATTAATTGCAGAGGCGGGGATACAACTCGATCGTGCGCTATTTTCGATCCTTATTAGTATCGAACGTTTAGGGCCGATTGGCGTTGTTGAGTTAGCCGAACGTGCCGGTCGTGATTATACGACGGTAAGCCGACAGGTCGCCAAACTGGAGAAGCTGGGGTTGATAATACGGCAGCATAATGCCATCGATCGTCGTATACGCGAGGCCGTTATCTCCCGTACAGGAAAGGCGATGACGGAGCGTATAGACGCTGCGCGAGAGCAAATGGGCAACGTTGTTTTTAAAGACTGGCCTCAGGATGAACTTGATGTCTTTGTTCGGCTAATGCAAAAGTTTGCCGATGCAATGGATAGCGATGCTTCAATGCCGGAATAA
- a CDS encoding putative S-adenosylmethionine:tRNA-ribosyltransferase-isomerase (similar to E. coli synthesis of queuine in tRNA; probably S-adenosylmethionine:tRNA ribosyltransferase-isomerase (AAC73508.1); Blastp hit to AAC73508.1 (356 aa), 28% identity in aa 23 - 343), with the protein MTIPLRPHWIANDSYREKCKMLVLNRSKGEIHKVDFSKLTDYIKEGDVICFNDSTIINHMFICKTRQNRLIKIVLEGFLPNNRVIISGLLKERLNANDVFYLVDNPEISIKIEQRFSEESQYRAVVENHEALICYLASHGERLDEYVDSSLFYKYPDAYRSVFSKKYGSLEIPSAGIHFTWDLIQRIKDKGGLISFITLHVASTEMLSNRKIQTKCVEEVTINEEYYEVPQATADIINTAKQNGGRIFAVGTTVTRCLESAYSREHNCLKASSGWTALYIHPGYQLKVVDCLLTNLHQPKTTHMVLTGQFAGVDLLIKAYTSEHIQSCQFDMFGDCMLIIQDEGQG; encoded by the coding sequence ATGACTATCCCACTCAGACCTCATTGGATAGCCAATGATTCATACAGGGAAAAGTGTAAAATGCTTGTCCTCAACCGGAGTAAAGGGGAAATTCATAAGGTAGACTTTAGTAAATTAACAGATTATATCAAAGAAGGTGATGTAATCTGTTTTAACGACAGTACTATAATAAACCATATGTTTATCTGTAAAACAAGACAGAATAGGTTAATTAAAATTGTTTTAGAGGGATTTTTACCAAATAATAGAGTAATTATTTCCGGACTTTTAAAAGAAAGGCTTAACGCGAATGATGTTTTCTATTTGGTTGATAACCCTGAAATTTCCATTAAGATAGAGCAAAGGTTTAGCGAGGAGAGCCAGTACCGGGCCGTCGTGGAAAATCATGAGGCCTTAATTTGCTATTTAGCCAGTCATGGTGAGCGTCTTGATGAGTATGTGGACTCCAGCTTGTTTTATAAATATCCAGATGCTTACCGTTCCGTTTTTTCTAAAAAATATGGTTCTTTGGAAATACCTTCTGCCGGCATTCATTTTACCTGGGATCTTATCCAAAGAATCAAAGATAAAGGTGGGTTAATATCCTTCATCACTTTACATGTTGCATCAACAGAAATGTTGTCCAACAGAAAAATACAAACAAAATGTGTAGAGGAAGTGACTATCAACGAAGAATACTACGAGGTTCCACAAGCTACAGCGGATATCATTAATACTGCGAAGCAAAATGGCGGACGTATTTTTGCCGTAGGAACTACCGTTACACGATGTCTGGAATCTGCGTATTCGAGGGAACACAATTGCCTCAAAGCAAGTTCTGGCTGGACTGCGCTTTATATACATCCAGGCTATCAACTGAAAGTGGTTGACTGCCTGCTAACGAACTTACATCAGCCAAAAACGACGCATATGGTGTTAACTGGTCAGTTTGCTGGGGTTGATCTACTCATTAAGGCCTATACCTCAGAACATATCCAGTCATGTCAGTTCGATATGTTTGGTGATTGCATGTTAATCATACAAGATGAAGGGCAGGGATGA
- a CDS encoding putative translation initiation inhibitor (similar to E. coli orf, hypothetical protein (AAC77205.1); Blastp hit to AAC77205.1 (131 aa), 82% identity in aa 1 - 129), whose product MTQRIAVFPADRHSLYEEHGYSAAIRSGDLLFVSGQVGSHTDGTPEPDFQKQVRLAFENLKATLTAAGCTFDDIVDVTTFHTDPEQQLNDVMAVKQEIFAHPPYPNWTAVGVTWLAGFDFEIKVIARIP is encoded by the coding sequence ATGACGCAACGTATCGCGGTTTTTCCTGCTGACCGCCATTCTCTGTATGAGGAACATGGGTATTCCGCAGCCATCCGTTCTGGTGATTTACTGTTTGTTTCAGGCCAGGTAGGCAGTCACACAGACGGAACGCCGGAGCCTGATTTTCAAAAACAAGTGAGGCTTGCTTTTGAAAACCTGAAAGCAACACTGACTGCAGCAGGATGCACATTCGATGACATAGTGGATGTCACCACCTTCCATACCGATCCAGAGCAACAACTTAACGACGTGATGGCGGTGAAACAGGAGATATTTGCCCATCCCCCTTATCCTAACTGGACCGCTGTTGGCGTTACCTGGCTGGCCGGCTTTGATTTCGAAATAAAGGTTATTGCCCGAATCCCCTGA
- a CDS encoding putative cytoplasmic protein (similar to E. coli orf, hypothetical protein (AAC74636.1); Blastp hit to AAC74636.1 (95 aa), 62% identity in aa 1 - 87), whose protein sequence is MTYKLAFNESALKEWKKLGHTIQEQFKKKLRERLENPRVPASQLHGRKDQYKIKLRGAGYRLVYSVEDEIITVTVIGVGKRENDAVYKMTRHRS, encoded by the coding sequence ATGACTTATAAGCTGGCATTTAACGAATCAGCACTAAAAGAGTGGAAAAAACTGGGTCATACCATACAGGAACAGTTTAAAAAAAAGCTAAGGGAACGGCTTGAAAACCCTCGGGTTCCGGCTTCTCAATTACATGGAAGAAAGGATCAGTACAAAATTAAGCTGCGTGGTGCAGGATACAGGCTGGTGTACAGCGTCGAAGATGAAATTATCACGGTAACTGTCATTGGTGTTGGAAAGCGTGAAAATGATGCCGTCTACAAAATGACACGACACAGAAGCTAA
- a CDS encoding putative cytoplasmic protein yields MAFQILTTTAASITELKRDPMGTFNAGDGAPVAILNRNEPAFYCVPPALYAHLMDILEDEELGRIIDERANERVIEVNIDDL; encoded by the coding sequence ATGGCATTTCAAATTTTAACGACTACTGCAGCAAGCATTACAGAACTGAAACGTGATCCAATGGGAACTTTCAATGCCGGAGATGGCGCTCCAGTTGCCATTCTTAACCGCAATGAACCGGCTTTCTACTGTGTGCCTCCGGCACTTTATGCTCATCTTATGGATATTCTTGAGGATGAAGAACTCGGTCGTATTATCGATGAGCGTGCGAATGAACGCGTCATTGAGGTCAACATTGATGACTTATAA